From Pseudomonas hefeiensis, one genomic window encodes:
- the flgK gene encoding flagellar hook-associated protein FlgK — protein sequence MSLLNIGMSGLSASQTSLVTTGNNIANADTAGYSRQQTVQTTKASNQYGNVFIGSGTTLADVRRVYNSYLEAQLKTTTSLNSDAAAYQGQITPLDALLSDTGTGLNGALTKFFASVQNVNAKPGDDASRQLLLSDAQALSNRFNSVASQLTEQNQNINGNLTSMVDQVNKLATTVAQLNKKIAEVSNSGGAPNDLLDARNQTILQLSAFTGTQIVENGSSLDIYLGSGQPLVMGNTVNTLETVPDKNDPGRLGIQLNSGSSVMDLTQVLTGGEIGGLMRYRSTVLDPAMNELGRVALVVADQMNAIQASGIDKNGAFGSNLFTNINSAAQMSQRSIAALDNSAGSGNFNVAIEDTGALTTNDYKVTFTSGTDYTVQRLPDGTSMGSFNTATTPPPVIDGFSMTFANGTAAAGDSFKITPTRNAAASIKTEMTDSKRLAIAAPLGAAIVPGGSGTLTIPASGQPTMTSQLDIYDEATTTIIQNGIKTSMPVKVVFGATSADGTSQGYQLLDATGVEISNGTIKPGQSNTLSLSVPLKDASGNPIMDSSAPPVQRTVTFDMSIAGAPSNGAAIDVSVSQAGSLDNRNGTVLAGLQTAKTVDTGSASKGISLNDAYGKLVEGVGSKAAQGKLDSAATGAILDNAKGARDSLSGVDLDEETGNLVKYQQYYTASSQIIKAAQEIFSTLINSL from the coding sequence ATGAGTTTGCTCAATATCGGGATGTCGGGTCTGTCCGCAAGTCAGACCTCATTGGTGACCACGGGTAACAACATTGCCAACGCTGATACCGCCGGTTATTCGCGTCAGCAGACCGTGCAGACCACCAAGGCGTCCAATCAATACGGCAACGTGTTCATCGGCTCCGGCACCACCCTGGCCGATGTGCGCCGGGTCTATAACTCCTACCTTGAAGCGCAGTTGAAGACCACGACCTCGCTCAACAGCGATGCGGCGGCCTATCAAGGGCAGATCACCCCGCTCGATGCCTTGCTGTCGGACACCGGCACCGGTCTCAATGGCGCGCTGACCAAGTTTTTTGCGTCAGTGCAGAACGTCAACGCCAAGCCGGGCGATGATGCGTCCCGTCAATTGCTGCTCAGCGATGCGCAAGCCTTGAGCAACCGTTTCAATTCGGTCGCCAGCCAATTGACGGAGCAGAATCAGAACATCAACGGCAACCTGACGAGCATGGTCGACCAGGTCAACAAACTGGCCACCACTGTTGCTCAACTGAACAAGAAAATCGCCGAAGTCTCCAACTCCGGCGGTGCCCCCAACGACCTGCTCGATGCCCGCAACCAGACCATTCTCCAGCTCTCGGCCTTCACCGGCACTCAGATCGTGGAGAACGGCAGCAGCCTGGACATCTACCTGGGGTCCGGCCAGCCGCTGGTGATGGGCAATACCGTCAATACCCTGGAAACCGTGCCGGACAAGAACGATCCGGGGCGCCTGGGCATCCAGCTCAATAGCGGTTCCAGTGTCATGGACCTCACCCAGGTGCTCACCGGTGGCGAGATCGGCGGCCTGATGCGTTACCGCAGCACCGTGCTCGATCCGGCCATGAACGAGTTGGGCCGCGTGGCCCTGGTGGTCGCCGACCAGATGAACGCGATCCAGGCCTCGGGCATCGACAAGAACGGCGCCTTCGGTTCCAACCTGTTCACCAACATCAACAGCGCCGCGCAGATGAGCCAGCGCAGCATTGCCGCGCTGGACAACAGCGCCGGTTCCGGCAACTTCAACGTGGCCATCGAAGACACCGGCGCGCTGACCACCAATGATTACAAGGTGACGTTCACCAGCGGCACCGACTACACGGTCCAGCGCCTGCCCGACGGCACTTCGATGGGTTCGTTCAATACCGCGACGACCCCGCCGCCGGTGATCGACGGCTTCTCGATGACCTTCGCCAATGGCACCGCTGCCGCTGGCGATTCGTTCAAGATCACCCCGACCCGCAACGCAGCGGCCAGCATCAAGACCGAGATGACCGACTCCAAGCGGCTGGCGATTGCCGCACCGCTGGGCGCAGCCATCGTGCCGGGCGGCAGCGGTACGCTGACTATTCCGGCCAGCGGTCAGCCGACCATGACGTCGCAGTTGGATATCTACGACGAAGCCACCACCACCATCATCCAGAACGGCATCAAGACCTCGATGCCAGTCAAGGTGGTCTTCGGCGCGACGTCCGCCGACGGCACCAGCCAGGGTTATCAGTTGCTCGATGCCACGGGCGTCGAGATCAGCAATGGCACGATCAAGCCCGGCCAGAGCAATACTTTGAGCCTGAGTGTTCCGCTCAAGGATGCCAGCGGCAACCCGATCATGGATTCTTCCGCACCGCCGGTGCAGCGTACTGTCACCTTCGACATGTCGATTGCTGGCGCGCCGTCCAACGGTGCCGCGATCGATGTGAGCGTCAGCCAGGCCGGCAGCCTGGACAACCGCAACGGCACTGTCCTGGCCGGTTTGCAGACCGCCAAGACCGTGGACACCGGTTCCGCCAGCAAGGGCATTTCGTTGAACGATGCCTACGGCAAGCTGGTGGAAGGTGTCGGTTCCAAGGCCGCCCAAGGCAAGCTCGACAGCGCCGCCACCGGCGCGATCCTGGATAACGCCAAGGGCGCTCGCGACTCGCTGTCGGGCGTGGACCTGGACGAGGAAACCGGCAACCTGGTCAAGTATCAGCAGTACTACACCGCGTCTTCGCAGATCATCAAGGCTGCGCAGGAAATCTTCAGCACATTGATCAACAGTCTTTAA
- the flgJ gene encoding flagellar assembly peptidoglycan hydrolase FlgJ, whose amino-acid sequence MDMRKGALISGDSGSYSDLNRLNQLKVGDKNSDGNLRKVAQEFESLFIGEMLKSMRAATESMGKDNPLNTAEAKQYQEMYDQQLAVSMSREGGGIGLADVLLRQMSKNKPLVSGEAATLSAGKQEQALDEAIKAPVPTPIAAGTLPDGPLSRSSGQRPLWASRAVSAPQGAGEGVHRNDMEMLNQRRLALPPKLADRLLAGLVPSAATTPEVKAQNILPDRAITAVKPATGELANGDWLAALKASEPNGSMQVYGRAVAQPPLAPARKAFRDADEFVDAMLPMAKEAADRIGVDPRYLVAQAALETGWGKSVMRQPDGSSSHNLFGIKASKNWTGDSARAITSEFRNGEMVKETAQFRSYASYRDSFHDLVNLLQSNSRYQDVLKSADNPEQFVRELQKAGYATDPNYASKISNIARQMTSYQNYASAGATTTL is encoded by the coding sequence ATGGATATGCGCAAGGGCGCGTTGATCAGCGGGGATTCGGGTTCCTATTCGGACCTCAATCGTCTGAACCAGCTCAAGGTCGGCGACAAGAACAGTGACGGCAACCTGCGCAAAGTGGCGCAGGAATTCGAGTCGCTGTTCATCGGTGAAATGCTCAAGTCCATGCGTGCGGCCACCGAGTCGATGGGCAAGGACAATCCGCTCAATACCGCTGAAGCCAAGCAATACCAGGAAATGTACGACCAGCAACTGGCCGTCTCCATGTCTCGCGAGGGCGGCGGTATCGGCTTGGCCGACGTGCTGCTGCGCCAGATGTCCAAGAACAAACCCCTGGTGTCAGGCGAGGCGGCAACGCTGTCGGCCGGCAAGCAGGAACAAGCGTTGGACGAGGCCATCAAGGCCCCGGTGCCGACGCCAATTGCCGCCGGCACGTTGCCCGACGGGCCATTGTCGCGCTCCAGCGGCCAGCGCCCGCTGTGGGCCTCGCGGGCCGTGAGTGCGCCGCAAGGGGCGGGCGAGGGCGTTCACCGCAACGACATGGAAATGCTTAACCAGCGCCGCCTGGCCTTGCCGCCAAAACTGGCCGACCGCCTGCTTGCCGGGCTGGTGCCTTCTGCCGCGACCACGCCTGAAGTCAAGGCGCAGAACATTTTGCCGGATCGCGCCATCACCGCCGTCAAGCCTGCCACCGGCGAACTGGCCAATGGCGATTGGCTGGCCGCGCTCAAGGCCTCAGAACCGAACGGGTCCATGCAGGTGTACGGGCGCGCCGTGGCGCAGCCACCCCTGGCTCCAGCCCGCAAAGCCTTCCGCGACGCCGACGAATTCGTCGATGCCATGCTGCCAATGGCCAAGGAAGCTGCGGACCGTATCGGCGTCGACCCTCGTTACCTGGTGGCCCAGGCAGCGCTGGAAACCGGCTGGGGCAAATCGGTCATGCGTCAGCCTGATGGCAGCAGCAGTCACAACCTGTTCGGTATCAAGGCCAGCAAGAACTGGACGGGCGATTCGGCGCGGGCGATCACCAGCGAATTCCGTAATGGCGAGATGGTCAAGGAGACGGCCCAGTTCCGTTCCTACGCCTCGTATCGCGACAGTTTTCATGACCTGGTCAATCTGCTGCAAAGCAACAGTCGCTATCAAGATGTACTGAAGTCGGCCGATAACCCGGAACAGTTTGTGCGTGAGTTGCAGAAGGCCGGTTACGCCACCGACCCGAACTACGCCAGCAAGATTTCGAATATAGCCCGGCAGATGACCAGTTACCAAAACTACGCTTCGGCTGGCGCCACTACGACTTTATAA
- a CDS encoding flagellar basal body P-ring protein FlgI: MGALLMSAAFTAQAERLKDIASISGVRSNQLIGYGLVVGLNGTGDQTTQTPFTLQTFNNMLSQFGIKVPAGSGNVQLKNVAAVSVSADLPAFAKPGQQVDITVSSIGNSKSLRGGTLLLTPLKGIDGNVYAIAQGNLVVGGFDAEGRDGSKITVNVPSAGRIPGGASVERAVPSGFNQGNSLTLNLNRYDFTTAKRIVDKINDMLGPGVAQAIDGGSVRVTAPLDPSQRVDYLSILENLEVDPGQAVAKVIINSRTGTIVIGQNVKVSPAAVTHGSLTVTITEDPIVSQPGPLSNGQTAVVPRSRVNAEQEAKPMFKFGPGTTLDEIVRAVNQVGAAPGDLMAILEALKQAGALQADLIVI, encoded by the coding sequence ATGGGGGCACTGCTGATGTCGGCGGCCTTCACCGCTCAAGCCGAGCGTCTGAAGGACATCGCCAGCATTTCCGGCGTGCGTTCCAACCAGTTGATCGGCTATGGCCTGGTCGTGGGTCTGAACGGCACGGGCGACCAGACCACCCAAACCCCGTTCACCCTGCAAACCTTCAACAACATGTTGTCGCAGTTCGGCATCAAGGTGCCGGCCGGGTCTGGCAACGTGCAGTTGAAAAACGTGGCGGCGGTGTCGGTCAGTGCCGACCTGCCGGCGTTCGCCAAGCCTGGCCAGCAGGTGGATATCACTGTTTCCTCCATCGGTAACTCCAAGAGTCTGCGCGGCGGCACCCTGCTGCTGACGCCGCTCAAGGGTATCGACGGCAACGTCTATGCCATCGCCCAGGGTAACCTGGTGGTGGGCGGTTTCGATGCCGAGGGGCGCGACGGTTCGAAGATCACTGTCAACGTTCCGTCGGCCGGTCGCATTCCTGGCGGTGCATCGGTGGAGCGTGCGGTGCCGAGCGGTTTCAACCAGGGCAACAGCCTGACCCTGAACCTCAACCGTTACGACTTCACGACTGCCAAGCGCATCGTCGACAAGATCAACGACATGCTCGGCCCAGGCGTGGCCCAGGCCATCGACGGTGGTTCGGTGCGCGTCACGGCGCCGCTGGATCCGAGCCAGCGGGTCGACTATTTGTCGATCCTGGAAAACCTTGAAGTCGATCCGGGCCAGGCGGTTGCGAAAGTCATCATCAACTCGCGCACTGGCACCATTGTGATCGGCCAGAACGTCAAGGTTTCACCGGCCGCGGTGACCCACGGCAGCCTGACCGTGACCATCACTGAAGATCCGATCGTCAGCCAGCCTGGACCTTTGTCCAACGGCCAGACCGCGGTGGTGCCTCGTTCGCGGGTCAATGCCGAGCAGGAAGCCAAGCCGATGTTCAAGTTCGGCCCGGGCACTACCCTGGATGAAATTGTCCGGGCGGTGAATCAGGTTGGCGCGGCGCCAGGCGACTTGATGGCGATTCTCGAAGCCTTGAAGCAGGCCGGCGCGTTGCAAGCCGACCTGATCGTGATTTAA